In one Aromatoleum aromaticum EbN1 genomic region, the following are encoded:
- a CDS encoding DUF3579 domain-containing protein, which produces MSQLIESFVIIGVTREGKTFRPSDWADRLCGIMSAFGADHRMMYSPYVRPGCTLKGHKAVLVDARLYKIEPLAYKFLTNFAKDNDLVVDRIDDDQLKI; this is translated from the coding sequence ATGAGCCAATTGATCGAAAGCTTCGTCATCATCGGAGTCACGCGAGAGGGAAAGACTTTCCGCCCGAGCGACTGGGCAGACCGCCTGTGCGGAATCATGTCTGCTTTCGGCGCGGATCATCGCATGATGTATTCGCCCTACGTCCGCCCGGGTTGCACGCTCAAAGGGCACAAGGCGGTGCTGGTCGATGCCAGGCTGTACAAGATCGAGCCTCTGGCCTACAAGTTCCTGACCAACTTTGCCAAAGACAACGACCTGGTCGTGGACCGGATCGACGACGACCAGCTGAAGATCTGA
- the murJ gene encoding murein biosynthesis integral membrane protein MurJ has translation MNLLRALATVSGMTLLSRILGFVRDFVIARAFGAGIATDAFFVAFRLPNLLRRMFAEGAFSQAFVPILAEYRNRQGPEEAHRLVNRVATALGLAVTAVSVLGILASPWIIQVTAPGFAATPDKFALTVELTRITFPYILFMSLVALAGGVLNTWSRFAIPAFTPVLLNLSFIGMALFAAPYFDPPVLALGWAVFIGGVLQLMLQLRPLARIGLLPRFDLKLSDPGVRRIAKLMGPAMLGVSVSQVSLIINTIFASFLPSGSVSWLYYADRLMEFPAGLLGAALGTILLPSLSKLHADEQPEAFSSLLDWGLRLTLMLTLPAALALALLAVPLISTLFQHGAFSAADVMQTRLALIAYSIGLAGLILVKILAPGFYARQDIRTPVKIALLTLAATQLMNLAFIVPLQHAGLALSIGLASLLNAGLLYRGLRRRGVYRPQPAWGRFWLRLAGGLVVLGAVLWFGRGDDAWWLTEGGLARVLRLSAIVAAGVVAYFATLLALGFRLRDFRRRAA, from the coding sequence ATGAATCTGCTGCGCGCCCTCGCCACCGTAAGCGGCATGACCCTGTTGTCGCGCATCCTGGGCTTCGTCCGCGATTTCGTCATTGCCCGGGCATTCGGCGCCGGGATCGCGACCGACGCTTTTTTTGTCGCGTTCCGTCTGCCGAACCTGCTGCGGCGCATGTTCGCCGAAGGGGCGTTCTCGCAGGCTTTCGTGCCGATCCTCGCCGAATACCGGAACCGCCAGGGGCCCGAGGAAGCGCACCGGCTCGTCAATCGCGTCGCCACGGCACTCGGGCTCGCGGTGACCGCAGTGTCGGTGCTCGGCATTCTCGCATCGCCCTGGATCATCCAGGTGACGGCGCCGGGGTTTGCGGCAACTCCGGACAAGTTCGCGCTGACCGTCGAGCTGACGCGCATCACGTTCCCGTACATCCTGTTCATGTCGCTCGTCGCGCTCGCCGGCGGCGTGCTCAACACCTGGAGCCGCTTCGCGATTCCGGCTTTCACGCCGGTGCTGCTGAACCTGTCGTTCATCGGCATGGCACTGTTCGCCGCGCCGTACTTCGACCCGCCGGTGCTCGCGCTCGGCTGGGCGGTGTTCATCGGCGGCGTGCTGCAGCTGATGCTGCAGCTGCGGCCGCTCGCGCGCATCGGGCTGCTGCCACGCTTCGACCTCAAGCTGTCGGACCCGGGCGTACGCCGCATCGCGAAGCTGATGGGGCCGGCGATGCTCGGCGTTTCGGTGAGCCAGGTGTCGCTGATCATCAACACCATCTTCGCGTCGTTTCTCCCCAGCGGCAGCGTGTCGTGGCTGTACTACGCGGACCGCCTGATGGAATTCCCCGCCGGACTGCTCGGCGCAGCGCTCGGGACGATCCTGCTGCCGAGCCTGTCGAAGCTGCATGCCGACGAACAGCCCGAAGCTTTTTCGTCGCTGCTCGACTGGGGCCTGCGCCTGACGCTGATGCTGACGCTGCCGGCGGCGCTGGCGCTGGCGTTGCTCGCGGTGCCGCTGATCTCGACGCTGTTCCAGCACGGCGCGTTCTCCGCCGCCGACGTGATGCAGACCCGCCTCGCGCTGATCGCATACAGCATCGGGCTTGCCGGGCTCATCCTCGTGAAGATCCTCGCGCCCGGCTTCTATGCGCGCCAGGACATCCGCACGCCGGTGAAGATCGCGCTGCTGACGCTCGCGGCGACGCAGCTGATGAACCTCGCGTTCATCGTGCCGCTGCAGCACGCGGGGCTCGCGCTGTCGATCGGCCTCGCGTCGCTGCTCAACGCGGGGCTGCTGTATCGCGGACTGAGGCGGCGCGGCGTGTACCGGCCGCAGCCGGCGTGGGGCCGGTTCTGGCTGCGGCTCGCGGGCGGGCTGGTGGTGCTCGGCGCCGTGCTGTGGTTCGGCCGTGGCGACGACGCGTGGTGGCTCACGGAAGGCGGGCTGGCGCGCGTGCTGCGGCTGTCGGCGATCGTCGCCGCCGGCGTGGTGGCGTATTTCGCGACGCTTTTGGCACTCGGCTTTCGCCTGCGCGATTTTCGCCGCCGCGCCGCGTAA
- the adk gene encoding adenylate kinase: protein MRLILLGPPGAGKGTQANFIKEKFGIPQISTGDMLRAAVKAGTPLGVEAKKVMDAGGLVSDDIIIGLVKDRLKEDDCKSGYMFDGFPRTIPQADAMKEAGVPIDFVLEIDVPDSEIIERMSGRRAHLASGRTYHVKYNPPKVAGKDDLTGEDLVQRDDDREETVAKRLEVYHSQTKPLVEYYSKWAASGEPGTPKVRKISGLGAVDEITSRAFAALK from the coding sequence ATGCGTCTGATTCTGTTGGGACCGCCGGGCGCGGGAAAAGGTACGCAGGCGAACTTCATCAAGGAGAAGTTCGGCATTCCGCAGATTTCCACGGGTGACATGCTGCGCGCCGCCGTCAAGGCCGGCACCCCGTTGGGCGTCGAGGCGAAGAAAGTCATGGACGCGGGCGGCTTGGTGTCCGATGACATCATCATCGGCCTCGTGAAGGATCGCCTGAAGGAAGACGACTGCAAGTCCGGCTACATGTTCGACGGCTTCCCGCGGACGATCCCGCAGGCCGACGCGATGAAGGAAGCCGGCGTGCCGATCGATTTCGTCCTCGAAATCGACGTGCCCGACAGCGAGATCATCGAGCGCATGAGCGGGCGGCGCGCGCACCTGGCGTCGGGGCGCACCTACCATGTCAAGTACAATCCGCCGAAAGTCGCCGGCAAGGACGACCTCACCGGCGAAGACCTGGTCCAGCGTGACGACGACCGCGAGGAGACGGTGGCGAAGCGCCTCGAGGTCTATCATTCGCAGACCAAGCCGCTCGTCGAGTACTACTCGAAGTGGGCCGCGTCGGGCGAGCCGGGCACGCCGAAAGTGCGCAAGATCAGTGGCCTCGGCGCGGTGGACGAGATCACTTCGCGGGCTTTCGCGGCGCTGAAGTAA
- a CDS encoding YbhB/YbcL family Raf kinase inhibitor-like protein, giving the protein MKLTSQSFTDNATIPGEFAFCIPAAAGHVCLASNLNPHLAWTSIPSGTRSFALICHDPDVPSKGDDVNQEGRVVPANLPRVDFFHWVLVDLPAELREIAAGSFSAAVTPGGKPGPQAPHGRHGINDYTAWFAGDESMRGDYYGYDGPCPPWNDELVHHYVFTLYALDVECIALEGRFGGAEVRNALAGHVLAEAKLTGLYSLNPALERRPG; this is encoded by the coding sequence ATGAAACTCACGAGCCAGAGCTTCACCGACAACGCCACGATTCCCGGCGAATTCGCATTCTGCATTCCGGCGGCTGCCGGGCACGTGTGCCTCGCCAGCAACCTCAACCCGCACCTGGCATGGACCAGCATCCCGTCCGGAACCCGCTCGTTCGCGCTGATCTGCCATGACCCTGATGTTCCAAGCAAGGGCGACGACGTCAATCAGGAAGGACGCGTCGTGCCGGCGAATCTGCCGCGCGTCGATTTCTTCCACTGGGTGCTGGTGGATCTTCCCGCCGAGCTGCGGGAAATTGCGGCCGGCAGCTTCTCGGCGGCCGTCACGCCGGGCGGCAAGCCCGGACCGCAGGCCCCGCATGGGCGTCACGGAATCAACGATTACACGGCGTGGTTCGCGGGCGACGAATCCATGCGCGGCGACTACTACGGCTACGACGGCCCCTGCCCGCCGTGGAATGACGAGCTGGTGCACCATTACGTCTTCACGCTCTACGCGCTCGACGTCGAATGCATCGCGCTCGAAGGCCGCTTCGGCGGCGCCGAAGTACGCAATGCGCTCGCGGGCCATGTGCTCGCCGAGGCGAAGCTGACCGGCCTCTACAGCCTGAATCCCGCGCTGGAGCGCCGCCCCGGGTGA
- a CDS encoding Trm112 family protein codes for MDARLLEILVCPICKGPLDFVRDKQELVCKADRLGFPVRDGIPVMLEEEARQLGAEEVDALRRR; via the coding sequence ATGGACGCCCGACTGCTTGAAATCCTCGTGTGCCCGATCTGCAAGGGCCCTCTCGACTTCGTCAGGGACAAGCAGGAACTGGTTTGCAAGGCCGACCGCCTCGGCTTCCCCGTCCGCGACGGCATTCCGGTGATGCTCGAAGAGGAAGCGCGCCAGCTCGGCGCTGAAGAAGTCGACGCCTTGCGGCGCCGCTGA
- a CDS encoding 6-phosphofructokinase: protein MNKANLLYAQSGGVTAVINATAASVIEAARARADAVGRVLAARHGILGALDEDLIDTAPLSVVDLRRLAGTPGGAFGSCRFDLDPPEANRDQYDRLFAVLAAHDIGYFLYNGGNGSMDTVAKVSRAAAERGYPLVCVGVPKTVDNDLEGTDCSPGFGSAAKYAATSMLEAGLDLAAMTSRVGRAFVLEVMGRNAGWLAAATALAARNDDEPPHVILMPEVPFDEEAFLAVVRSTVSRLGYCAVTVSEGIRRADGSLLMEQDEDAKGHVQLGGAGQCIARLIHSRLGYKHHWAIPDYLQRAAGHLVSATDHAQARAVGQAAVEYALAGRDGVMAAIRRLADAPYRWDVAPVAVAAIANLERQVPRAFIRPDGLHVTDAARTYLRPLIEGEMPACFAGGLPDYPRFPLPGVPRKLAPYRP from the coding sequence ATGAACAAAGCCAACCTGCTCTATGCCCAGTCCGGCGGGGTGACCGCGGTCATCAACGCGACCGCGGCAAGCGTCATCGAAGCGGCTCGGGCCCGCGCCGATGCGGTCGGCCGGGTGCTTGCGGCGCGGCATGGCATTCTCGGCGCGCTCGACGAGGACCTGATCGACACCGCGCCGCTGTCGGTCGTCGATCTGCGCCGCCTGGCCGGCACGCCGGGCGGGGCGTTCGGCTCGTGCCGCTTCGACCTCGATCCGCCGGAGGCGAATCGCGACCAGTACGACCGCCTGTTCGCAGTGCTTGCGGCCCACGACATCGGTTATTTCCTCTACAACGGCGGCAACGGCTCAATGGATACGGTCGCGAAAGTGTCGCGCGCGGCCGCGGAGCGCGGCTATCCGCTGGTCTGCGTCGGAGTGCCGAAGACCGTCGACAACGACCTCGAAGGCACTGACTGTTCACCCGGTTTCGGCTCCGCGGCGAAGTACGCGGCGACGTCGATGCTCGAAGCCGGGCTCGACCTGGCGGCGATGACGAGCCGCGTCGGGCGCGCGTTCGTGCTGGAAGTCATGGGGCGCAACGCCGGCTGGCTGGCCGCAGCGACCGCGCTCGCCGCGCGCAACGACGACGAGCCGCCGCATGTGATCCTGATGCCCGAAGTGCCGTTCGACGAGGAAGCTTTTCTCGCGGTGGTCCGGTCCACCGTGTCGCGTCTCGGCTATTGCGCGGTCACCGTCTCGGAAGGCATCCGTCGCGCCGACGGCTCGCTGCTGATGGAGCAGGACGAGGATGCGAAAGGCCATGTCCAGCTCGGCGGGGCCGGGCAGTGCATCGCGCGCCTGATCCACTCGCGCCTCGGCTACAAGCATCACTGGGCGATTCCGGACTACCTGCAGCGCGCGGCCGGCCACCTGGTGTCGGCGACCGACCACGCGCAGGCTCGTGCGGTCGGGCAGGCGGCGGTGGAGTATGCGCTGGCGGGGCGCGACGGCGTGATGGCCGCGATCCGCCGCCTCGCCGACGCCCCATACCGCTGGGACGTCGCGCCCGTCGCGGTGGCCGCGATCGCGAACCTCGAACGCCAGGTGCCTCGCGCCTTCATTCGCCCCGACGGGCTGCACGTCACCGACGCCGCGCGCACGTACCTGCGCCCGCTGATCGAAGGGGAAATGCCGGCGTGTTTTGCCGGCGGGCTGCCGGATTATCCGCGTTTCCCGCTGCCCGGTGTGCCGCGCAAGCTCGCGCCGTACCGTCCGTGA
- the rpsT gene encoding 30S ribosomal protein S20, translating to MANSAQARKRARQAVVARAHNGSLRSRLRTAIKAVQKAVVGGDKAAAQATFRTSMSTIDSIADKKIIHKNKAARHKSRLSAAIKAMTA from the coding sequence ATGGCCAATTCGGCACAAGCCCGCAAGCGCGCCCGTCAGGCGGTCGTGGCCCGCGCTCACAACGGCAGCCTGCGTTCTCGTCTGCGTACCGCGATCAAGGCTGTGCAAAAGGCCGTCGTGGGTGGCGACAAGGCTGCGGCGCAAGCGACGTTCCGCACCTCGATGAGCACCATCGACAGCATCGCGGACAAGAAGATCATCCACAAGAACAAAGCCGCTCGCCACAAGAGCCGCCTGTCGGCCGCGATCAAGGCGATGACCGCCTGA
- the kdsB gene encoding 3-deoxy-manno-octulosonate cytidylyltransferase, with amino-acid sequence MAAFHVVIPARHASSRLPGKPLADIAGKPMVVRVLEQARRAGAASVWVATDHPEVLDAVRAAGGDALMTREDHPSGTDRLAEVVDALGWKADDIVVNVQGDEPLIEPKLIAAVAQALADDPVAAIATAAHPLHAAAELFNPNVVKVVCDAHDHALYFSRAPIPWARDAFATARDDIPAGLPVLRHVGLYAYRVAFLRCYASLAPSPLEQWEALEQLRALWHGHRIRVMTVAVAPAAGVDTPEDLERVRAAFDRHERVG; translated from the coding sequence ATGGCCGCGTTCCACGTCGTCATCCCGGCGCGCCACGCGTCGAGCCGGCTTCCGGGCAAGCCGCTCGCCGACATCGCCGGCAAGCCGATGGTCGTGCGCGTGCTCGAGCAGGCGCGCCGCGCCGGCGCCGCGTCGGTGTGGGTCGCCACCGATCACCCGGAGGTGCTCGACGCGGTCAGGGCGGCCGGCGGCGACGCGCTGATGACGCGGGAAGATCATCCGAGCGGCACGGATCGGCTCGCCGAAGTCGTCGACGCGCTCGGCTGGAAAGCGGACGACATCGTCGTCAACGTCCAGGGCGACGAACCGCTGATCGAGCCGAAGCTGATCGCGGCGGTCGCGCAGGCGCTCGCCGACGACCCGGTCGCGGCGATCGCGACCGCCGCCCACCCGCTGCACGCCGCCGCCGAGTTGTTCAACCCGAACGTCGTCAAGGTCGTCTGCGATGCGCACGATCACGCGCTGTATTTTTCGCGCGCCCCGATCCCGTGGGCGCGCGATGCGTTCGCCACTGCCCGCGACGATATTCCCGCCGGCCTGCCGGTGCTGCGTCACGTCGGCCTGTACGCGTACCGCGTCGCGTTCCTGCGCTGCTACGCGAGCCTCGCTCCGTCGCCGCTCGAGCAATGGGAAGCGCTCGAACAGTTGCGCGCGCTGTGGCACGGACACCGGATCCGGGTGATGACCGTCGCGGTCGCGCCGGCAGCGGGCGTCGACACGCCCGAAGACCTCGAGCGCGTGCGGGCGGCGTTTGACCGGCATGAACGAGTCGGTTAA